Proteins encoded in a region of the Pelmatolapia mariae isolate MD_Pm_ZW linkage group LG16_19, Pm_UMD_F_2, whole genome shotgun sequence genome:
- the LOC134645922 gene encoding interleukin-1 receptor type 2, giving the protein MVFLPLTCAVVIISCVYGRPPLPPLPTKDGCYLVDPEVAIFRVEGEAVILSFPIFRHVLEVRNIVPPTAEYSITKDNETQGTNYQGEGRVQQQDNQLWLLPALASDSGEYTCTYRNETYCVTGSIKLHVYEPTSVDMKKLTYKVTAPVGKELTLKCPSLRNFNKTDSVIEWYKDSNTTAPPPGKAGSFQQHRGKLMIPAVKRTHAGIYTCKLRVRINSQQYKVSRVFLLHVQGPDPEITTKSTVPNFSVTSDPGLISTSTVNTPIVQPPVIVSPLNGTIFESPHGSGLELFCQVLTECQTADSTEVTWLVNSQTVESSYLDKRALQGGRRVTRVSKGCQIELRLIVEPITEEDEKSELKCVTQNKGGRREVVAQLRLEDSTFTWVVMAAGAVISFLTVVSVFLYILFKPRRKKNMDYFLARQSSTF; this is encoded by the exons ATGGTCTTTTTGCCATTAACATGTGCTGTGGTCATCATCAGCTGCGTTTATGGAAGACCTCCATTACCTCCTTTGCCAACGAAAG ATGGCTGCTACCTGGTCGATCCAGAGGTGGCGATATTCAGAGTGGAGGGTGAAGCAGTAATCCTCTCTTTCCCGATATTCAGGCATGTTCTTGAAGTACGCAACATTGTCCCCCCAACCGCTGAGTACTCCATCACCAAGGACAATGAGACGCAGGGCACAAACTATCAGGGTGAAGGACGTGTTCAGCAGCAGGATAACCAGCTGTGGCTCCTCCCAGCTCTGGCTTCAGACTCAGGGGAATATACCTGCACATACAG AAATGAGACCTACTGCGTAACTGGAAGTATCAAGCTGCACGTGTACGAGCCCACTTCAGTAGACATGAAAAAGCTGACGTATAAAGTGACAGCCCCAGTGGGAAAGGAGCTTACACTGAAGTGTCCATCTCTGCGTAACTTCAACAAGACGGACAGCGTGATAGAGTGGTACAAG GACTCCAACACCACTGCTCCTCCACCAGGCAAAGCAGGGTCCTTCCAACAGCACAGAGGCAAACTGATGATCCCAGCTGTGAAGCGAACCCATGCAGGCATCTACACCTGCAAGCTCAGGGTGCGCATTAACAGCCAGCAGTACAAAGTCAGCAGAGTCTTTCTTCTCCATGTGCAAG GCCCTGATCCTGAGATCACAACCAAATCCACTGTGCCTAACTtctctgtgacctctgaccctgggTTAATCAGCACCAGCACTGTCAACA CTCCAATAGTTCAGCCACCTGTGATTGTTTCACCACTAAATGGAACCATTTTTGAAAGTCCACATG GTTCAGGACTGGAACTGTTCTGTCAGGTACTCACCGAATGTCAAACAGCAGATTCTACTGAGGTCACATGGTTGGTAAACAGCCAGACAGTAGAGTCATCGTACCTTGACAAGCGCGCTCTGCAGGGGGGAAGAAG GGTTACCAGGGTGTCCAAAGGCTGCCAGATTGAGTTGAGGCTAATTGTTGAACCAATAACAGAAGAAGACGAGAAGTCGGAGTTAAAATGTGTCACTCAGAACAAAGGAGGAAGACGAGAAGTTGTTGCACAGCTTCGACTAGAAG ACTCCACCTTTACATGGGTGGTTATGGCTGCAGGGGCTGTGATCTCATTCCTCACAGtggtctctgtctttctctacATCCTCTTCAAACCTAGAAGGAAAAAGAACATGGATTACTTTCTGGCTCGGCAGAGCAGCACCTTCTAG